One Oncorhynchus clarkii lewisi isolate Uvic-CL-2024 chromosome 32, UVic_Ocla_1.0, whole genome shotgun sequence DNA window includes the following coding sequences:
- the LOC139392448 gene encoding nucleoporin SEH1 → MFVARSIAADHKDLIHDVSYDFHGRRMATCSSDQSVKVWDKSDNGEWNCTASWKTHSGSVWRVTWAHPEFGQVLASCSFDRTAAVWEEIVGESNDKQRGLSHWIKRTTLVDSRTSVTDVKFAPKHMGLMLTTCSADGVMRVYEAPDVMNLSQWSLQQEISSKLSCSCISWSPSSSRAHAPMIAVGSDDSNTAYSGKVHIYEYIENTRKYAKAENLMTVTDPVHDIAFAPNLGRSFHVLAIATKDVRIFKLIPLRKESAAGSSGPTKLQVQILAQFDNHNSQVWRVSWNISSTLLASSGDDGCVRLWKANYMDNWKCTAILRGDGSPVTGSSSQAAVPSTAGGPQHVLLQASSAGRKKAQLIPG, encoded by the exons ATGTTTGTCGCTCGAAGTATTGCAGCGGACCACAAGGATCTTATTCATGATGTTTCATATGATTTCCATGGCCGGAGAATGGCAACTTGCTCTAGTGACCAAAGTGTCAAG GTGTGGGACAAGAGTGACAACGGAGAGTGGAACTGCACTGCCAGCTGGAAG acccataGTGGATCAGTGTGGAGGGTGACCTGGGCCCATCCAGAGTTTGGTCAGGTGCTGGCCTCCTGCTCCTTCGACCGGACCGCTGCTGTGTGGGAGGAGATCGTTGGGGAGTCCAATGACAAACAACGAGGACTCAGTCACTGG ATCAAGAGGACCACTCTGGTGGATAGCAGAACGTCGGTGACTGACGTGAAGTTTGCCCCTAAACACATGGGTCTGATGCTGACCACGTGCTCAGCAGATGGGGTTATGAGGGTCTACGAGGCTCCAGACGTGATGAACCTCAGCCAGTGGTCCCTGCAGCAGGAGATCTCCTCTAAACTCAGCTGCTCCTGTATCTCCTGGAGCCCCTCCAG CTCCCGTGCCCACGCCCCCATGATAGCAGTGGGCTCTGATGACAGCAACACAGCATACAGCGGGAAAGTTCACATCTATGAATACATTGAAAACACAAG GAAGTATGCTAAGGCAGAAAATCTGATGACGGTGACAGATCCAGTCCATGACATTGCCTTTGCTCCCAACTTGGGACGCTCTTTTCACGTGCTCGCCATCGCCACCAAAGACGTACGCATCTTCAAGCTGATACCACTGAG GAAAGAGTCTGCAGCGGGGTCGTCTGGTCCCACTAAGCTGCAGGTTCAGATTCTGGCCCAGTTTGACAACCACAACTCCCAGGTGTGGAGAGTCTCCTGGAACATCAGCAGCACCCTGCTTGCCTCCTCAGGGGATGATGGCTGTGTCCGGCTCTGGAAAG ccaACTACATGGATAACTGGAAGTGTACAGCCATCCTGAGAGGAGATGGTAGCCCAGTGACGGGCTCTTCCAGTCAGGCTGCAGTCCCCAGCACAGCAGGGGGACCACAACATGTCCTGCTGCAAGCGTCCTCCGCTGGAAG AAAGAAAGCTCAGCTGATACCTGGCTAA
- the LOC139392450 gene encoding uncharacterized protein C18orf19 homolog A: protein MQHLFNQRALWQSAALRSMLLGPVTLQPSTILGPRMASYFLRNSCLIPSPRWVSTSGAVWTTAPRKSTTEEGHSQADPGQEDILGDRSIGLVQRFRRTLKQYGKVMIPLHLITSSMWFGTFYYAAMQGINVVPFLEYVGFPEKLVKLLEHSQSGYALTAYAMYKIATPARYTVTLGGTSLSIRYLRKHGHMTTPPPVKEYLQDKMEETRGRLSEKMEETKDRFSEKMEETRDRLSGRIGDNKDKLAEKLQETKDKVSFRKKPE, encoded by the exons ATGCAGCATCTCTTTAACCAGAGAGCGTTGTGGCAATCAGCTGCCCTGCGCTCCATGCTTCTGGGCCCAGTTACCTTGCAGCCGTCCACTATCTTGGGTCCACGGATGGCCTCCTACTTCCTCAGGAACTCTTGCCTCATCCCCAGCCCACGCTGGGTGAGCACATCAGGAGCAGTGTGGACCACAGCACCCCGTAAGTCCACCACGGAAGAAGGCCATAGCCAGGCTGACCCAGGCCAGGAGGATATCCTGGGGGACCGGTCCATTGGGCTGGTCCAGAGGTTCAGGAGAACTCTAAAGCAGTATGGGAAGGTCATGATTCCCCTTCACCTCATCACCTCTTCCATGTGGTTCGGGACATTTTATTATGCTGCCATGCA GGGTATAAATGTGGTTCCGTTTCTGGAGTATGTTGGATTCCCGGAGAAGCTTGTTAAGCTGTTGGAGCATTCCCAGAGTGGCTATGCACTGACTGCGTATGCCATGTACAAG ATTGCCACCCCAGCCAGGTACACCGTGACATTAGGGGGGACATCCCTCTCGATCAGGTACCTCCGTAAACATGGCCACATGACCACCCCACCGCCTGTTAAGGAGTATCTGCAGGACAAGATGGAGGAGACCAGGGGACGCCTCTCTGAGAAGATGGAGGAGACCAAGGACAGGTTCTCTGAGAAGATGGAAGAGACCAGAGATCGTCTGTCGGGGAGGATTGGGGATAACAAGGACAAGTTGGCAGAGAAACTCCAAGAGACCAAAGACAAAGTGTCTTTCAGAAAGAAGCCGGAGTAG